The DNA region ATCTCAGGCTGGAAGAATTTGAACTTCCTGAAATAAAGGATGATGAGATTCTTGTCAGAATAATAAGCGATAGTATTTGTATGTCTACGTACAAGCTTGCGAAACAGGGAAAAAAACACAAACGATGTCCTCAGAATGTGGATACCAATCCTATTATCATTGGCCATGAGTTTGCCGGGGATATAGTAAAAGTGGGGGCAAAATGGAGCGGTGAATTTAAAGCAGGCGAAAAATTTGCCCAGCAGCCTGCGCTTAATTATAAAGGAAGCCTTGCCTCCCCCGGTTATTCCTACGAATTTTTCGGCGGGGATGCAAGTTATTGTATTCTTCCCCATGAGGTGATGGAATTGGGCTGCCTTCTTCATTACGATGGAGACGCTTATTTTTATGCTTCCCTGGCAGAACCGGTAAGCTGTATTATCGGCGGCTATCATATTATGTACCATACCAACAAGCAGAATTATGATCATGCCATGGACATTAAAGAAGGCGGCAATGTGCTTATCCTCGGCGGCGCCGGCCCCATGGGGCTTGAAGCAGTTGAATACCCCCTGTACGGCGGTAATAAACCCACTCGGATTGTTGTTACCGATGTGGATGACGGCCGGCTTGAACGGGCAAAAAAACTAATCCCCCCTGAACTGGCAAAAAAACAGGGTGTAGAGCTGCACTATGTAAATCCCCGCGGTTTTGCGGATCAGTATACTGCTCTTATGGATATTACCGGGGGGAAAGGGTACGACGATGTATTTGTCTACGCCCCTATTAAGGAGCTTGCGGAGGCGGGAGATCGGCTTATGGCCTTTGACGGCTGCCTTAACTTTTTTGCAGGTCCCTCGGATAAAAACTTTTCTGCCATGATGAACCTCTACAACTGCCATTATACCAGCACCCACATACTGGGAAGCACCGGGGGTAATACTGATGACCTCAAGGAAGCTATTAAGCTGGCATCGGAAAAGAAAATCCGTCCTGCGGTTATGGTAACCCATATCTGCGGTATTGATGCTGTGGCCTCAGCGGTTATTAATTTGCCGGAATTACGGGCGGGAAAGATTGTTACCTATACGCATATCAATATGCCCTTAACTGCCATAAGTGATTTTGCCAAACTGGGTGAAAAGGATCCTCTATTTGCGGACCTGCATAAAAGTTGTGATGCCCATCAGGGATTGTGGAATGCGGAAGCGGAAAAAATCCTTTTAAAACACTTTAAAGTGGGAGCATAAAATGATCACATTGCAGGGTAAGGGAGTGAGTGATGGCATAGCGCTTGGAAAACTGACTTTTCTGGAACGTACCCATTTTTCGGTGGAAAAGAGGACCATTACCGATGTTCCGGCTGAAGTTGAACGTTTTAATGCAGCCAGAGAAACAGCCGCTGCACAATTGGAAGAGCTTTCCAGGACCATGGCTGAAAAAATAGGTAAAGAAAATGCCCTGCTTTTTGATATTCACAGTATGATGCTCTCTGACCCTGATTTTTTTGAACCTATGATAGGCATTATCGAAAACCAGAAGATCTGCGCAGAATATGCGGTTATGGAAGCCGGCTCCGCGCTGGCCCAGGATTTTGCGGACATGGACGATGATTATATGAAAGAGCGGGCTGCGGATGTCCGGGATGTGGCTAACCGGGTAGTAGCGATACTGTCAGGTACCTGGATGGATGTTTCTGCAGGAAGCGATCCGGTTATTCTTGCGGCAGATGATTTTAGCCCCAGTGAAACGGTTCAGTTTGACCGTTCCAAGGTGTTAGCCCTGGTTTCCAGGGCAGGGGCAGCAAATTCTCATACTGCCATATTTGCCCGGACCATGGGGATTCCGGCTATTATAGGTTTTGGGTCCTCCCTTTCAGCGGGGCTTGCGGGTGTAAATGCAGCGGTAGACGGCGGTACAGGGGTGCTTTGCATTGACCCCGGGCCTGCGGTTATTGAAGAATTTCAGAAAAAACATGAACTCCTGGAAGAAGAAAAACAGGCCATGGAAAAATACCGGGGCAGGGAAACGCTTACAAAAAGCGGAAAAAAGATACAGCTCTTTGCCAACATTGGTTCTGTTACGGATGTGGAAGCAGCTATTCTGGGGGATGCCGAAGGGATAGGTCTTTTCCGCAGCGAATTTCTTTACCTGGGCCGTGAGGATTATCCCGGTGAAGAAGAGCAATATGAAACCTATAAGCGGGTACTTGAATTAATGAAGGGCAAACAGGTAATTATCCGTACCATGGACATAGGGGCTGACAAACAAGCCGCGTATTTCGGCCTCCCTGGGGAAGAAAACCCTGCCCTGGGGATGCGGGCAATACGTATTTGCTTGACCCGGCCTGAACTGTTCAAGACCCAGTTGCGGGCAATTTACCGGGCTTCCTCTTTCGGCAACGCCGCAATCATGTTTCCCATGATCTGTTCTGTGGCAGAATTACTGCGTGCAAAAGCGATTTTAAAGGAAGTGCGGAATGAGTTGCAGGTTCAGGGAATCGCTTTTAATGAAAAAGTGCCCGTCGGTATCATGATTGAAACCCCTGCCGCCGCCATAATAAGTGACCTTCTGGCAAAGGAGGCTGATTTTTTCAGTATAGGTACCAACGATCTGACCCAGTACACCCTTGCTATAGACCGTCAAAATGATTTGTTAAGCGAGTTTTGCGATATTCACCATGAAGCAATACTCAGGCTCATAAAGCTTAGCTGCGATAACGCCCATAACGCGGGTATTCCGATTGGTATCTGCGGCAGCCTGGGCGCCGACAAGACCCTTACTCAGTTTTTTATTGAAACCGGCATTGATGAGCTTTCGGTGGAACCTTCCTGTGTGCTGCCTTTGCGGAAAGTGATTGCGAAATTGTAGGAAGGATGCTCAAGCTCTACCTTTGCCCGAAGACTTCGGATATTGCCTTTTTATAAAGATTCTGGTAGAACGAATACAGTAAAAAGGAGACACCATGAAAGTTATTCAAACCGCTGCGGCGCCTGCTGCTATCGGTCCCTATTCCCAGGCTATGGTCACGGGAAATTTGGTTTTTAGTTCCGGGCAGATCCCCCTTTCTGCGGAAACCGGGGAAGTAGTCGGTGCCGAAGTGAAAGAGCAGACCGAGCAGGTTATCAGGAACCTCAAGGCGGTGCTGGAAGCCGCCGGCTCTTCTCTTGCTGCTGTGGTCAAGACTACCTGCTTCCTGGCGGACATGCAGGATTTCGCTGCTTTTAACGAGGTCTACGCCAAGCATTTCAGCGGCAAACCTGCCCGCTCTACCGTGGCGGTGAAGCAGTTGCCCAGAAACGTCCTGGTAGAAATTGAGGCGGTAGGGGAACTGGTGAATTAAACCAGGTGGCAACGGTATGAGGTAGCCGGGGCTATATTTCATAGTTTTGCCTGGCGCCTCTACGTTGCCTCTGGGCCGCATACGGCTGCAGCCTACTCCCTCGCGCGGGCTGTATTAGAACTGCTCCCTTAACATTGCTATTATTTCAGCTGTTTGTACATCCAAGGCTTTCACACTTATACGCCGTGTTGAACCTGTTCCGCTAACAGTACCGGTAATAACAATATTTGCACCCAGCATTTTACCTATGGATAGTGCAGAGTTATCGGAAACATCTCCTGATAACTGAAAGTTTTGTTCTTCCTTTATCTTATCGATAGTATTTCTATTTACGATTTTGAACTTTCCGGTATTTACCAGCTGATACTCAAGCTCATCAGTAATATATTCTGCGCTTTCACGATCACTCGATGAAATTGATAATACCGCCAGTGTTGTATTTCCCGTTAATTGTTGTGCCAAAACGTCGCTTAATTTCATAACGGCACTTTCAAGTTCTTTTGTTGCCCTAACGCTGAGTTGAGGGCGTTCTATTAAATTGGATTCTGTTAATATAAAATATTGATCCGGTACAGGACCTTCCAACCATGCTGCATTAATCCATAAAAGCATAGGAATTAAAGCCCAACAAAATACATAACCCACTACAACGGCAGCGGCATTAGCTTTTTTTGTTTCTGTATGCAAAGTCCTTTGCAAAGTTTCATAGCCTTCTTTTTCAATCACAATACGATATTTTTTGTCCACGGAGTTTTTTATTTTTGTTTTTGTTATGGGAGTTGAACCAACAGTTTTGCCATCTATTGTAACTCGAGCATCAGGAATATTAGTATTGATATTAACAAGGGTTGTAGTTTGACATCCTGTGAATATCGCAAGAATCAATAATAGGCATATTAATTTTTTCATAAAATGTCTCCCTGTCATGAAAATCTCCAAGGATATGTATAAAATTTCATACACATTCTTTTAACTTTTCCTACTATATATGGCTATCAGTTTTTTTGCAACAGCTCGAACCGGTTTTTATTGAACCGGATGAGGCCTTGGTCCTGCATTTTGCCCAATTCTGCGGACATGGCGCTGCGGTCTACCGAAAGGTATTCCGCCAGCTCCTGGCGCTTAAAGGGTATGGTGAGGACAGTACTTCCCTGTTGCTGGGCCTGGGAGGAAAGGTAGGAAAGCAGTTTTTCCCTGGTGGTGCGGCGGGTAATATGCTCCATCTTTTTTATCAGGGCAATATTTTTGCGGGCCATATCCTGGAGGGTGTTTTTTATAAGGTCCCGGTGGAATACGCAGACGGAAGAACAGGTGGTGATGATCCTGGTCAGATCGATCAATAGGACTTCGGATTTTTCCACCGCTTGAACGCTCACGGGCAGCTTTTTTACGCCCCCGCAGGAAAAGGCTTCCCCGAAAAGTTCCCCCGGTTCCGCCCGGGCCAGGATAACCCGGTTGCCCCAAAAATCATCCTGAAGTATATGCAGGGCCCCTGACAGGACCACCCCGATAAACCGGGGCTCATCATCGGCCATGAAAACAAAGGAGTCTTTCTCATATTTTTTATGCCGCGCTGAAAGGCATTCCAGAAGGCTCACCAGATCGGGTCCGGCTATCCCCTTAAAAAGGGGGCACCTGGCTAAAAGGGGTAAATATTTTTTCATGAAATGGCCTCCAAAAAAGCTTTCGTTGTAAAAACAACAGACTATAGAGCTATCATTTTCTATATTTTCAGTATAAGGTCAATACGGGGGTATTCCATGATACGGCAAATCGTAAAAATCGATACTGAAAAATGCAATGGCTGCGGCATTTGCGCCGAGGCCTGCCATGAGGCGGCTATAGGGATAGTAGATGGTAAGGCAACATTGCTGCGGGACGATTACTGCGATGGTATGGGGAACTGCCTCCCCGCCTGCCCAAGCGGGGCCATCGCCTTTGAAGAACGGGAGGCGGCTGCATACGACGAAAAGGCGGTTAAGGCGAACCAGGCGGCAGGAACCGGGCAGAGGGCGGGGACGGAACCGGGGACTGGGAGTGCTGGGCAGAAGACAGCGCAAGCCGGGAGCACCGGGACTGTAGAAAGCCGGCTCAGTCAGTGGCCGGTGCAGATCAAGCTGGCTCCGGTGAAGGCGCCCTTTTTTGACCAGGCCAGGCTTTTGGTGAGTGCCGACTGCGGGGCCTACGCTTACGGCAATTTTCATAATGAGTTTATGAAGGGGCGTATCACCCTGATCGGCTGCCCAAAACTGGACCAGACTGATTACAGCGAAAAATTAACGGAAATATTCAAGGGGAACGATATCAAGTCCGTGACCGTGGTGAGGATGGAGGTTCCCTGCTGCGGTGGGATCGAGAATGCCGTGATCGCGGCGCTGAAAAACTGCGTTGCAAGTAGCGGGAAGATAATACCCTGGGAGGCGGTGACCCTGTCGGTTAAGGGGGAGCTGCTGGAGGGGTAGAATTAGTCTGTGGATCGACTAAAAAAGGTAAAAAAGAGCTTGACAAAGTTGGAATAATTCTCCATACTGGTCTCTGAACTAAGGATTGTTAGTGAAGGTATTCCCGTTTCACGGGACGCCTTTACGCATGACCTAAATTTCTGATAGCTGCGGACCAAGCGGCTTTTCGGGGATTTAGGTCTTTTTTTTGGTTTTTTGCGGGACGGTCCATGAAAGCTATCAGGAAATACAATAACAATATCATCCTCGCAAATGACCAGGGTCATGAAGTCATTGTCCTGGGGAAAGGGATAGGGTTTCAGGCAAATCCGGGGGACCCGGTGGATACAAGGCTTATCGAAAAAACCTTTATTCCCCAGGAGACCGTCCAAATCAGCCGTTTCGCCGATACTCTTGCGGATCTGCCCTATGAATATATACTCCTGGCAACTAAAGTCGTGGATTGCGGGAAGGAACTATTGCAGGCCGAGCTAAACCCCAGTGTGGTAATTGCCCTAGCAGACCATTTCTCCGGTACCTTGCCCCATTTTGCGGAACGTAAAACCCTGGAGTCTCCCCTCAAGTGGGACCTCCGGCATCTTTATCCCCGTGAATTTAAGGCGAGTATGCGGGGACTGGAGATTATCCGGCAGGAACGGCACGAGGATTACCCCGAATATGAGGCCTACAATATAGCCCTGCATTTTATCAATGCGGAGACTGATACTGCGGATATGCCTACCACGTTCAAAATCGTGGCGATTACCAGCGATATTATCGGGATTATTAAAGAGTCCCTGCATATCAACTTCGATGAAGAATCCTTTGATGTAATGCCCTTTGTGATTCATCTGCGGAATTTGGTGCTGAAATACACCGTGAATCCGGAACAGAAAATCCGGGGGGATGATGACTTATACGCCCTGGTGATGAAGCGTTATCCCGAAGCAGCGGATTGCTGCACACGGATCTGCGCATATTTGCGGGAAACCCACGGTTGGGAACCGGTACGGAACGATCGCTTGTTTCTGGTACTGCATATCAAACGTATCTCCGATGGGATGGCAAAGTGAAGGGCAAGATAGTGTTTTTAGACTTTGACGGTACCGTGGGGGACCGCAACTTTATACCCTTCTCCGCTTCTCGCGCCTGCCGCAGGGCACGGGCTAACGGGCACATCCTCTACCTCGCCACCGGGAGGTCCCTGGTGCAGGTCAATCCCGGGCTGGTTAAAAAAATGTTTGACGGGGCAGTGTATTCCTCGGGCGCGTATATTGAAGCTGCGCCGGAACTGCGCGGGGAACTGCGTTGCAAGTGGCGCGGGGGCAAGCGGGAACTTATTTACACTGCGGTCATGGACAGCGCTCTGGTAGACCGGCTCATCGGCTTTTTGGATAAGCATGGAGCCTTCTATATGCTGGAACTGGCGGACCGGGTGATTGCCGGTCCCGGCTTTGATGCATATTTCAAAGCCCTCTTTACAGGTAGAAAGTGGACTCCGGCTTTGCTCTTGGAAAAGTTTTTTGTCGGAATGATTTACCGCAGGAGTCTCTCCCTGAATGAACCAATGCTGCACCGTGCGGATGTTCTCAAGCTGGTCTTCATGATCCGGGGGGGTATTAGCTTTGAGGATATACAGAAGGAATTCGGCGGGGAATGTGAAATTGTCCGTAGCTCTATCCCTATTACGGGTATGTCCGGGGGGGAAATCAGCCCGAAAGGGGTACACAAGGGAGCGGCGCTGCTCAAGGTTATTGCCCGCCACGGCATAGCGAGAGAAAACAGCATTGCTATTGGGGACAGCGATAACGACCGCACCATGATAGAAGCTGCAGGGATCGGCATTGCCATGGGTAACGGAGATGAAAAGCTGAAGGCCATTGCAGACGATGTTACGGACACACTCTACCGGAATGGTCTGGCCAAGGCGTTCAAAAAATACGGTTTAGTGTGATGGATAAAATAGTGATTGTGTAATACCAGCCTCGTATGGGGCGTGGAATTTTTATTTTTCGGAGAAGTTGATGAAAAAATTTGGTTTAATTTTGGTTGTGCTTTTGGCAATCTGTTCTCTGTCCGTGTTTGCGGGCGGCGGCAAAGACGGAGGCAAGGATGGAGGCCAGGACAGTGCCAAGGCAAATCCTGAGATACTCACGATATATGTCGTGAGGCATGGACAGACGATCTTCAACCTGATGGACAGGGTACAGGGGATCTCAGACGGCATCCTTACAGAAAGGGGAATTGTCGGAGCAGTTAACATGGGGAAGGGCTTACGGGACATTAAGTTCGATAACGTGTATTCCAGCGACCTGAAAAGGGCAAGCGAAACCGCTCGTCTCGCTCTGGAACAGAACCGCGTCACAAAAAACTGGACGGTAAAAGAATTAAGCGAACTGCGCGAGGTAAGCTTCGGCATATTCGAGGGCGACCCCAACTACATGATGTACGTTGCGTT from Treponema primitia ZAS-2 includes:
- the ptsP gene encoding phosphoenolpyruvate--protein phosphotransferase, with the protein product MITLQGKGVSDGIALGKLTFLERTHFSVEKRTITDVPAEVERFNAARETAAAQLEELSRTMAEKIGKENALLFDIHSMMLSDPDFFEPMIGIIENQKICAEYAVMEAGSALAQDFADMDDDYMKERAADVRDVANRVVAILSGTWMDVSAGSDPVILAADDFSPSETVQFDRSKVLALVSRAGAANSHTAIFARTMGIPAIIGFGSSLSAGLAGVNAAVDGGTGVLCIDPGPAVIEEFQKKHELLEEEKQAMEKYRGRETLTKSGKKIQLFANIGSVTDVEAAILGDAEGIGLFRSEFLYLGREDYPGEEEQYETYKRVLELMKGKQVIIRTMDIGADKQAAYFGLPGEENPALGMRAIRICLTRPELFKTQLRAIYRASSFGNAAIMFPMICSVAELLRAKAILKEVRNELQVQGIAFNEKVPVGIMIETPAAAIISDLLAKEADFFSIGTNDLTQYTLAIDRQNDLLSEFCDIHHEAILRLIKLSCDNAHNAGIPIGICGSLGADKTLTQFFIETGIDELSVEPSCVLPLRKVIAKL
- a CDS encoding zinc-binding dehydrogenase, which encodes MGQKTKAVRLYGADDLRLEEFELPEIKDDEILVRIISDSICMSTYKLAKQGKKHKRCPQNVDTNPIIIGHEFAGDIVKVGAKWSGEFKAGEKFAQQPALNYKGSLASPGYSYEFFGGDASYCILPHEVMELGCLLHYDGDAYFYASLAEPVSCIIGGYHIMYHTNKQNYDHAMDIKEGGNVLILGGAGPMGLEAVEYPLYGGNKPTRIVVTDVDDGRLERAKKLIPPELAKKQGVELHYVNPRGFADQYTALMDITGGKGYDDVFVYAPIKELAEAGDRLMAFDGCLNFFAGPSDKNFSAMMNLYNCHYTSTHILGSTGGNTDDLKEAIKLASEKKIRPAVMVTHICGIDAVASAVINLPELRAGKIVTYTHINMPLTAISDFAKLGEKDPLFADLHKSCDAHQGLWNAEAEKILLKHFKVGA
- a CDS encoding HAD hydrolase family protein, with amino-acid sequence MKGKIVFLDFDGTVGDRNFIPFSASRACRRARANGHILYLATGRSLVQVNPGLVKKMFDGAVYSSGAYIEAAPELRGELRCKWRGGKRELIYTAVMDSALVDRLIGFLDKHGAFYMLELADRVIAGPGFDAYFKALFTGRKWTPALLLEKFFVGMIYRRSLSLNEPMLHRADVLKLVFMIRGGISFEDIQKEFGGECEIVRSSIPITGMSGGEISPKGVHKGAALLKVIARHGIARENSIAIGDSDNDRTMIEAAGIGIAMGNGDEKLKAIADDVTDTLYRNGLAKAFKKYGLV
- a CDS encoding ATP-binding protein, which codes for MIRQIVKIDTEKCNGCGICAEACHEAAIGIVDGKATLLRDDYCDGMGNCLPACPSGAIAFEEREAAAYDEKAVKANQAAGTGQRAGTEPGTGSAGQKTAQAGSTGTVESRLSQWPVQIKLAPVKAPFFDQARLLVSADCGAYAYGNFHNEFMKGRITLIGCPKLDQTDYSEKLTEIFKGNDIKSVTVVRMEVPCCGGIENAVIAALKNCVASSGKIIPWEAVTLSVKGELLEG
- a CDS encoding Crp/Fnr family transcriptional regulator, giving the protein MKKYLPLLARCPLFKGIAGPDLVSLLECLSARHKKYEKDSFVFMADDEPRFIGVVLSGALHILQDDFWGNRVILARAEPGELFGEAFSCGGVKKLPVSVQAVEKSEVLLIDLTRIITTCSSVCVFHRDLIKNTLQDMARKNIALIKKMEHITRRTTREKLLSYLSSQAQQQGSTVLTIPFKRQELAEYLSVDRSAMSAELGKMQDQGLIRFNKNRFELLQKN
- a CDS encoding RidA family protein, which encodes MKVIQTAAAPAAIGPYSQAMVTGNLVFSSGQIPLSAETGEVVGAEVKEQTEQVIRNLKAVLEAAGSSLAAVVKTTCFLADMQDFAAFNEVYAKHFSGKPARSTVAVKQLPRNVLVEIEAVGELVN
- a CDS encoding PEGA domain-containing protein; its protein translation is MKKLICLLLILAIFTGCQTTTLVNINTNIPDARVTIDGKTVGSTPITKTKIKNSVDKKYRIVIEKEGYETLQRTLHTETKKANAAAVVVGYVFCWALIPMLLWINAAWLEGPVPDQYFILTESNLIERPQLSVRATKELESAVMKLSDVLAQQLTGNTTLAVLSISSSDRESAEYITDELEYQLVNTGKFKIVNRNTIDKIKEEQNFQLSGDVSDNSALSIGKMLGANIVITGTVSGTGSTRRISVKALDVQTAEIIAMLREQF
- a CDS encoding histidine phosphatase family protein — encoded protein: MKKFGLILVVLLAICSLSVFAGGGKDGGKDGGQDSAKANPEILTIYVVRHGQTIFNLMDRVQGISDGILTERGIVGAVNMGKGLRDIKFDNVYSSDLKRASETARLALEQNRVTKNWTVKELSELREVSFGIFEGDPNYMMYVAFGKDLGVQVPADAKTIAAAAAPIQEYYHGDFGTFLEGLADFNKRVDTQYKISEDASEVYVRLQAGVDKIIAENPSGGNVMLVAHGQSITFLLKQINVELPPGTGLGNSSVTKIVYNYADKTFTLEGTVGDMSYAEAGAKL
- a CDS encoding PRD domain-containing protein, with amino-acid sequence MKAIRKYNNNIILANDQGHEVIVLGKGIGFQANPGDPVDTRLIEKTFIPQETVQISRFADTLADLPYEYILLATKVVDCGKELLQAELNPSVVIALADHFSGTLPHFAERKTLESPLKWDLRHLYPREFKASMRGLEIIRQERHEDYPEYEAYNIALHFINAETDTADMPTTFKIVAITSDIIGIIKESLHINFDEESFDVMPFVIHLRNLVLKYTVNPEQKIRGDDDLYALVMKRYPEAADCCTRICAYLRETHGWEPVRNDRLFLVLHIKRISDGMAK